One window of Sardina pilchardus chromosome 2, fSarPil1.1, whole genome shotgun sequence genomic DNA carries:
- the pcmtd1 gene encoding protein-L-isoaspartate O-methyltransferase domain-containing protein 1 gives MGGAVSAGEDNDDLIDNLKEAQYIRTEQVEQAFRAIDRGDYYLDSYRENAYKDLAWKNGNLHLSAPCIYSEVMEALRLRQGLSFLNLGSGTGYLSTMVGLLLGPFGVNHGVELHKDVVEYAKERLEDFIKNSDSFDKFEFCEPKFVVGNCLEISSDSHQYDRIYCGAGVQKDHENYMKIMLKVGGILVVPIEDQLTQITRTGQSSWESKNILAVSFAPLVQQNRADGNKPDTVQLPPINIRSLQDLSRVYIRRALHGQIDEAGPAAQRTPHKRKRRRCRRRRINTYVFVGNQLIPQRVESEEEERVGEEIREEDEEEEVEEEEKEAGGGGGGGGEELPLKAEEPRVNLLRERILSLPLPDALKAYLLYYREK, from the exons ATGGGAGGAGCCGTCAGTGCCGGGGAGGACAACGACGACCTGATCGACAACTTGAAGGAGGCTCAGTACATCCGCACAGAACAGGTGGAACAGGCCTTCCGTGCCATCGACCGTGGCGACTACTACCTGGACAGTTACCGAGAGAATGCCTACAAGGACCTGGCGTGGAAAAATGGCAACCTCCACCTGTCGGCGCCGTGCATCTACTCAGAGGTGATGGAGGCGCTGAGGCTGCGGCAGGGACTGTCCTTCCTCAACCTGGGCAGTGGCACCGGCTACCTGAGCACCATGGTGGGCCTGCTCCTTG GTCCATTTGGAGTGAATCATGGTGTTGAACTACATAAGGATGTTGTGGAGTATGCTAAAGAGAGGCTGGAGGACTTCATTAAAAACAGTGATAGCTTTGATAA GTTTGAATTCTGTGAGCCAAAATTTGTGGTAGGAAACTGCTTAGAAATCTCCTCCGACAGCCACCAATATGATCGCATTTACTGTGGAGCTGGAGTGCAAAAGGACCACGAGAACTACATGAAAATCATGCTCAAAGTGGGAGGCATCCTTGTTGTGCCAATTGAAGATCAG TTGACTCAGATCACCCGGACTGGCCAGAGCTCCTGGGAGAGCAAGAACATCCTGGCCGTGTCCTTCGCCCCGCTCGTCCAGCAGAACAGAGCCGACGGCAACAAACCAGACACGGTTCAACTCC CTCCCATCAACATCCGGAGTCTGCAGGACCTGTCGCGCGTCTACATCCGCCGCGCGCTGCACGGGCAGATCGACGAGGCCGGCCCCGCCGCGCAGCGCACGCCCCACAAGCGCAAGAGGCGACGCTGCCGCCGGCGCCGCATCAACACGTACGTCTTCGTGGGCAACCAGCTGATCCCGCAGCGCGtggagagcgaggaggaggagcgcgtCGGCGAGGAGATccgggaggaggacgaggaggaggaggtggaggaggaggagaaggaggccggcggcggcggcggcggcggcggcgaggaGCTGCCGCTGAAGGCCGAGGAGCCGCGGGTCAACCTGCTGCGGGAGAGGATCCTCAGCCTGCCCCTGCCCGACGCACTCAAGGCCTACCTGCTCTACTACCGGGAGAAGTGA